One region of Scophthalmus maximus strain ysfricsl-2021 chromosome 15, ASM2237912v1, whole genome shotgun sequence genomic DNA includes:
- the LOC118286009 gene encoding cyclin-K isoform X1, producing the protein MRDNGCLHMNVDVCPDTITFNCKQPLINFERHAVTSSSSSSLHLQPQDDRDPAALDLIRPCWYWDKKDLAHTPSQSEGLDPGTEARYRREGARFIFDVGTRLGLHYDTLATGIVYFHRFYMFHSFKQFPRYVTGGCCLFLAGKVEETPKKCKDIIKTARSLLNDNQFAQFGDDPKEEVMVLERILLQTIKFDLQVEHPYQFLLRYAKQLKGDKTKVQKLVQMAWTFVNDSLCTMVALQWEPQIIAVAVMYLAGRLCKFDIQDWTSKQSSRRWWEQFVQDVPMEVLEDICHQILDLYSQAKQPIPDGGMGTGENPPPPSILSSSAPLLAKKASPQTSPGPPRPAQPSARDDSKATKLLNLEPPPPPPPPPPPPPASINTDRHPSSSYPPAPEPPSKPAPPPLPHCPPPPPPPPMDLPSPSTLVSSDGYQTLQSMMKTEGSCYPAVPQACPPLLGYHHYPPGATYHPPPIAAYSYLLAPPPPSVLGMAPSLNSGYPTQSTPGHNQLPPGMPPGMPPVSGLSRGPWMR; encoded by the exons atgcgggacaacgggtgtttgcacatgaacgtcgacgtgtgtcctgacacaataacgttcaattgcaaacaaccgttaattAATTTTGAGAGGCATGCAGTTACCAG cagcagcagcagcagcctccacctccagcccCAGGACGACAGGGACCCGGCCGCGCTGGACCTCATCAGACCATGCTGGTACTGGGACAAGAAGGACCTGGCCCACACCCCGTCCCAGTCGGAGGGGCTGGACCCCGGCACCGAGGCCCGCTACCGCAGGGAGGGAGCCCGGTTCATCTTCGACGTGGGCACGCGGCTCGGCTT gcACTATGACACCCTGGCGACTGGGATCGTCTACTTCCACAGGTTCTACATGTTCCACTCCTTCAAGCAGTTCCCCagatat GTGACGGGAGGATGCTGCCTCTTCCTCGCGGGCAAGGTGGAGGAAACCCCCAAGAAGTGCAAAGACATCATCAAGACGGCCCGCAGCCTGCTCAATGACAACCAGTTCGCACAGTTCGGGGACGACCCCAAG gaggaggtgatggtgcTTGAGCGCATCCTGCTGCAGACCATCAAGTTTGATCTGCAGGTGGAACATCCCTACCAGTTCCTGCTGCGCTATGCGAAGCAACTCAAAG GTGATAAGACCAAGGTGCAGAAGCTCGTTCAGATGGCGTGGACCTTTGTGAACGACAG CCTCTGCACCATGGTGGCCCTGCAGTGGGAGCCACAGATCATAGCTGTGGCTGTCATGTACCTGGCCGGACGTCTCTGCAAGTTCGACATCCAGGACTGGACTTCCAAACAGTCGTCCCGCCGCTGGTGGGAGCAGTTTGTCCAAGATGTGCCCATGGAGGTGCTGGAgg ATATCTGCCACCAGATCCTGGACTTGTACTCTCAGGCCAAGCAGCCGATTCCCGATGGGGGGATGGGGACGGGGGAGAACCCCCCACCACCTTCCATCCTGTCCTCCTCGGCCCCACTGCTGGCCAAGAAGGCCTCGCCTCAGACCAGCCCTGGACCACCCAGACCAGCTCAG CCCTCTGCCAGAGATGACAGCAAAGCCACAA AGCTCCTGAATCTagagcctcctccacctcctcctccgccccctcctcctccaccagcctccATAAACACCG atcggcatccttcctcctcctacccACCAGCCCCAGAGCCTCCCTCTAAACCAGCCCCCCCACCTTTACCCCACTGCCcacctccgccgcctcctccacccATGGACCTCCCCAGCCCCAGCACCCTGGTGTCCAGCGACGGCTATCAAACGCTGCAGTCCATGATGAAGACGGAGGGCTCCTGTTACCCAGCTGTGCCCCAGGCCTGTCCCCCGCTGCTGGGTTACCACCACTATCCCCCGGGTGCCACCTACCACCCCCCACCAATCGCAGCCTACAGCTACCTGCTTGCACCTCCGCCCCCCTCCGTACTGGGGATGGCGCCTAGTTTGAACAGCGGGTACCCGACACAATCAACCCCAGGACACAATCAGCTGCCCCCCGGGATGCCCCCCGGGATGCCCCCCGTCAGTGGGCTGAGTCGGGGTCCGTGGATGAGATGA
- the LOC118286009 gene encoding cyclin-K isoform X3 — translation MFHSFKQFPRYVTGGCCLFLAGKVEETPKKCKDIIKTARSLLNDNQFAQFGDDPKEEVMVLERILLQTIKFDLQVEHPYQFLLRYAKQLKGDKTKVQKLVQMAWTFVNDSLCTMVALQWEPQIIAVAVMYLAGRLCKFDIQDWTSKQSSRRWWEQFVQDVPMEVLEDICHQILDLYSQAKQPIPDGGMGTGENPPPPSILSSSAPLLAKKASPQTSPGPPRPAQPSARDDSKATKLLNLEPPPPPPPPPPPPPASINTDRHPSSSYPPAPEPPSKPAPPPLPHCPPPPPPPPMDLPSPSTLVSSDGYQTLQSMMKTEGSCYPAVPQACPPLLGYHHYPPGATYHPPPIAAYSYLLAPPPPSVLGMAPSLNSGYPTQSTPGHNQLPPGMPPGMPPVSGLSRGPWMR, via the exons ATGTTCCACTCCTTCAAGCAGTTCCCCagatat GTGACGGGAGGATGCTGCCTCTTCCTCGCGGGCAAGGTGGAGGAAACCCCCAAGAAGTGCAAAGACATCATCAAGACGGCCCGCAGCCTGCTCAATGACAACCAGTTCGCACAGTTCGGGGACGACCCCAAG gaggaggtgatggtgcTTGAGCGCATCCTGCTGCAGACCATCAAGTTTGATCTGCAGGTGGAACATCCCTACCAGTTCCTGCTGCGCTATGCGAAGCAACTCAAAG GTGATAAGACCAAGGTGCAGAAGCTCGTTCAGATGGCGTGGACCTTTGTGAACGACAG CCTCTGCACCATGGTGGCCCTGCAGTGGGAGCCACAGATCATAGCTGTGGCTGTCATGTACCTGGCCGGACGTCTCTGCAAGTTCGACATCCAGGACTGGACTTCCAAACAGTCGTCCCGCCGCTGGTGGGAGCAGTTTGTCCAAGATGTGCCCATGGAGGTGCTGGAgg ATATCTGCCACCAGATCCTGGACTTGTACTCTCAGGCCAAGCAGCCGATTCCCGATGGGGGGATGGGGACGGGGGAGAACCCCCCACCACCTTCCATCCTGTCCTCCTCGGCCCCACTGCTGGCCAAGAAGGCCTCGCCTCAGACCAGCCCTGGACCACCCAGACCAGCTCAG CCCTCTGCCAGAGATGACAGCAAAGCCACAA AGCTCCTGAATCTagagcctcctccacctcctcctccgccccctcctcctccaccagcctccATAAACACCG atcggcatccttcctcctcctacccACCAGCCCCAGAGCCTCCCTCTAAACCAGCCCCCCCACCTTTACCCCACTGCCcacctccgccgcctcctccacccATGGACCTCCCCAGCCCCAGCACCCTGGTGTCCAGCGACGGCTATCAAACGCTGCAGTCCATGATGAAGACGGAGGGCTCCTGTTACCCAGCTGTGCCCCAGGCCTGTCCCCCGCTGCTGGGTTACCACCACTATCCCCCGGGTGCCACCTACCACCCCCCACCAATCGCAGCCTACAGCTACCTGCTTGCACCTCCGCCCCCCTCCGTACTGGGGATGGCGCCTAGTTTGAACAGCGGGTACCCGACACAATCAACCCCAGGACACAATCAGCTGCCCCCCGGGATGCCCCCCGGGATGCCCCCCGTCAGTGGGCTGAGTCGGGGTCCGTGGATGAGATGA
- the LOC118286009 gene encoding cyclin-K isoform X2, whose translation MLRSSTRHSSSSSSSSLHLQPQDDRDPAALDLIRPCWYWDKKDLAHTPSQSEGLDPGTEARYRREGARFIFDVGTRLGLHYDTLATGIVYFHRFYMFHSFKQFPRYVTGGCCLFLAGKVEETPKKCKDIIKTARSLLNDNQFAQFGDDPKEEVMVLERILLQTIKFDLQVEHPYQFLLRYAKQLKGDKTKVQKLVQMAWTFVNDSLCTMVALQWEPQIIAVAVMYLAGRLCKFDIQDWTSKQSSRRWWEQFVQDVPMEVLEDICHQILDLYSQAKQPIPDGGMGTGENPPPPSILSSSAPLLAKKASPQTSPGPPRPAQPSARDDSKATKLLNLEPPPPPPPPPPPPPASINTDRHPSSSYPPAPEPPSKPAPPPLPHCPPPPPPPPMDLPSPSTLVSSDGYQTLQSMMKTEGSCYPAVPQACPPLLGYHHYPPGATYHPPPIAAYSYLLAPPPPSVLGMAPSLNSGYPTQSTPGHNQLPPGMPPGMPPVSGLSRGPWMR comes from the exons ATGCTGCGCTCCTCCACacggcacagcagcagcagcagcagcagcagcctccacctccagcccCAGGACGACAGGGACCCGGCCGCGCTGGACCTCATCAGACCATGCTGGTACTGGGACAAGAAGGACCTGGCCCACACCCCGTCCCAGTCGGAGGGGCTGGACCCCGGCACCGAGGCCCGCTACCGCAGGGAGGGAGCCCGGTTCATCTTCGACGTGGGCACGCGGCTCGGCTT gcACTATGACACCCTGGCGACTGGGATCGTCTACTTCCACAGGTTCTACATGTTCCACTCCTTCAAGCAGTTCCCCagatat GTGACGGGAGGATGCTGCCTCTTCCTCGCGGGCAAGGTGGAGGAAACCCCCAAGAAGTGCAAAGACATCATCAAGACGGCCCGCAGCCTGCTCAATGACAACCAGTTCGCACAGTTCGGGGACGACCCCAAG gaggaggtgatggtgcTTGAGCGCATCCTGCTGCAGACCATCAAGTTTGATCTGCAGGTGGAACATCCCTACCAGTTCCTGCTGCGCTATGCGAAGCAACTCAAAG GTGATAAGACCAAGGTGCAGAAGCTCGTTCAGATGGCGTGGACCTTTGTGAACGACAG CCTCTGCACCATGGTGGCCCTGCAGTGGGAGCCACAGATCATAGCTGTGGCTGTCATGTACCTGGCCGGACGTCTCTGCAAGTTCGACATCCAGGACTGGACTTCCAAACAGTCGTCCCGCCGCTGGTGGGAGCAGTTTGTCCAAGATGTGCCCATGGAGGTGCTGGAgg ATATCTGCCACCAGATCCTGGACTTGTACTCTCAGGCCAAGCAGCCGATTCCCGATGGGGGGATGGGGACGGGGGAGAACCCCCCACCACCTTCCATCCTGTCCTCCTCGGCCCCACTGCTGGCCAAGAAGGCCTCGCCTCAGACCAGCCCTGGACCACCCAGACCAGCTCAG CCCTCTGCCAGAGATGACAGCAAAGCCACAA AGCTCCTGAATCTagagcctcctccacctcctcctccgccccctcctcctccaccagcctccATAAACACCG atcggcatccttcctcctcctacccACCAGCCCCAGAGCCTCCCTCTAAACCAGCCCCCCCACCTTTACCCCACTGCCcacctccgccgcctcctccacccATGGACCTCCCCAGCCCCAGCACCCTGGTGTCCAGCGACGGCTATCAAACGCTGCAGTCCATGATGAAGACGGAGGGCTCCTGTTACCCAGCTGTGCCCCAGGCCTGTCCCCCGCTGCTGGGTTACCACCACTATCCCCCGGGTGCCACCTACCACCCCCCACCAATCGCAGCCTACAGCTACCTGCTTGCACCTCCGCCCCCCTCCGTACTGGGGATGGCGCCTAGTTTGAACAGCGGGTACCCGACACAATCAACCCCAGGACACAATCAGCTGCCCCCCGGGATGCCCCCCGGGATGCCCCCCGTCAGTGGGCTGAGTCGGGGTCCGTGGATGAGATGA